From the Saccharomonospora marina XMU15 genome, the window CGAGCACGAGTTCGTTCGCGAACACATCGCACTCGACCAACCGGTGGCATTGCTGCACGTCTCGACGATGCATCACTACCTCGGTGATGACTACGCCGATGTGATGCGCGACTACATCGACCGGCTACCCAGCGGTTCCTACGTCGCGTTCAGCCACTTCTACGACCCCGAGGATCCGGCGCTGTCACCCATCGCGCGGCACATGGAACAGGAGATGCTGGGAAGCCCGATGGGCAGCGGGGCATTCCGCACCCGGGAGCAACTCCTCGAGATGGCCGATGGGCTCGAGATCGTCCAGCCTGCTCGCGGTGTCGAACCCGATCTGGTGCTGTGCGACGAGTGGTGGCCGAACGGACCACACCTGGAGCCGCTCAACGAGGCGCAGCGGATCATCGGCTGCTGGGTCGCCCGCAAACCCTGAGTGGCGCCCTTCCCGCCCGCGGAAACGCAGCCTCCGGCCGACTTGGCGGGGTCGGCCGTCATCTGGCGCCTCTCCCGCCCGCGGCATGCAGTCGTTAGGCTCACGCCCCATGGACGACGAAGCCCGCGCTGCCACGCGTCATTGTTACCGGGTGCTCGAGCCGATTCACTCGATGATCTACTTCGCCCCCGAGGCCGAGCAGGCCTACCTGGAGGCCGGGCTGGACAAGGGTGGTCGGCTGGCCTACTTCGCCAGCCGTGCGGCCGCGCTTGGGCCGGTTGGTGCGGGCGTGGTCGCGGCGACCTTCTACAACTTCAACCCGGAACTGGTCGGCAAGCACATTCCCCGTGCGTGGACCCTGGCAAGCCCGGCCGACCTGGTCTCAGCGCGTGCCGACGCGGCCGGTACGGCGTTGCGCCGGCTACTCGGTGAGCAACTCGCGTCCTCCGATGCGCTCGCGGAGCTCGCCGAACTGGCCAGACAGGCCGCGCAGGGCGCCGAGCCGGACGGAAGGCCGCTGTTCGCCGCCCACGCCGATCTGGACTGGCCCACCGATCCGGTGGTGGTGCTGTGGCATGCGGCGACGCTGCTTCGCGAGTACCGCGGTGACGGCCACATCGCAAGCCTGCTCAACCACGGGATAGCGGGCCTGCCCGCACTGGTGACCCACACCGCGACAGGCAAGGGTTTCCTTCCCGAGATCGCCAGGAAACTGCGTGGCTGGTCGCAGGAGGAGTGGGACAGTGCGCAAGCCCGGCTTCGCGAGGAGGGCATCGTCGACCACGACGGGGCGCTGACCGAACGTGGGGTTGCGATGCGCGAGCGGATCGAGGGGGAGACCGACGCGGCTTCGTCCGCGCCGTGGTCGCGGCTCGGCGCGGACAAGACCAACCGGGTGCGGGAACTCGCCAAGGAGCTCAGCCGTGCCGTCGTGGCAGCGGGTGCCTACCCGTCAGGGCTGTTCGCCAGTCAGCGTTGACAGTAGCGAGAAGACTCGAACGGACGACCCGTACCGGAGGTGCGCTTGGTGCGCCTCGCACCGGAGAACGGCCACCGGCTTAACCCGATCGGATGATCGTGGGCGTCGGAACGGCCCATGCGGCCGTTCACCCGGACGATCCCGGCCAAGGCCTCGATCGGGCCATGGTTCACTATGCCAGCCGGGTCAGGCGGGCGGTTGGCGTACCGAGCGTGAGAAGGGTCCACAACGCGTGGGTGAGGTCTGCAACACACTAGGACATCCGGGTGGACTTGGTTTAAACCTCGATACCGCTGCCGCGATGATGGAGGACGGACAAGTCTGCAGCGAATCCGATCGCGAGATGGGCCGCGGGGTCGACCATCACGCTTGGGAGGCCTTTGACCCTCACATCTCGTCACGCCATGATGTTGTTTGAACACGGCAAGTGCTGGAAACCTGCGGGGCGCACGACGGCGCCCCGCACCACACTCCGGGCACTCGGGAGTACGCGATGACCACGATGACGCTTGCGGCACTGGCGCAAGGTGAGCTCAACACGACAGGAGTTCGTGCTTGGCTGCTCGACAACATTGTTCCGCTGGTACTGCTCAGCGTCGCGCTGCTGTTGCTCTGGCTCGGCGGGGGCAAGGGGGACAATGCGGGCGTGATGCGCAGGCTGGCCGGCGTGGTGGTCGCACTCGCGATCATCGGATTGGCCGTCAGCGGGCTCGGGGTGGACGTCGGCGAATGGCTCGCCGGTCTGTTCACGGGCTGAGGTAGGGCTCGCGCGGTGCGCATCAGAACCGACGACGAGGTCTACCGGGTCGACGCGGTCTGGCTCGGTCCACCGAAGGCCACGTTTCCCTGGCGTGCCCGCTACGTGGCGTGGGGCGTCGGCATCCCGCTGTTTCTCGTGGTGCTCGGGGTTGAACGGCAGATCGGCATCGGCTTCGGCTTCTTCTCGACGGCATGGGCGTTCGTCATCACGATCGCCCTGACACGGGTCATCACAGCGAAGATCAGCCACGAGCGGCCGCTGAGCGCCGTGTTGAACATGTGGCTGCGAGAGCTGCGTACCCCGCGTGAGCGCAGGACCGGCACGGGAGGGGCCGCGAGCGCGAGCAAGATCAGGATGAGAACCGAGCGGCCGAGGCCGCGAACCAGGCGCGGGCAGCGCACCAGATCGGGCAGGCAGACCGGCCCGAAGCAGCATCCACCACAGGTCCCAGCACGAGCGCGCCGCCGCCGGACACCGGCGTCGGTCGGGAGGTAGTCGTTGTTCGGTCGCGGCCGCAGTCGGAACACCCAGCAGCCTGCACCGTCTCAGCAGACCGACGGTGGTCGCCGGGGCAGGCGGTTGCCCGGTGAGCAGGAGATACCCAGCTACACACCGTCCATAGCCGCTCGCTCCATCGACGGGCACCTGCTGCGTACCGGCCAGGAGGTCTACGCCTGGTACCGCCTCGCGCCGCAACGCTGGTCGTTCCGCTCGGACTCGCAGCGGCGCGACCTCATCGCCGCGATCGCAGGCCAGTACGCGGAGTTGCAGGGCCGCTGGCTGCACCTGCGGGTCACCAACCGTCCCTACCCGATCCGGATGTGGGCCGAAGCCCACGTCCACAACGCGCACAACCGGCCGCCCGACGTAGCGGGGTCACTGTCCTTCGACGACTACCTCATCGGCGAGCAGCAGCAGCTCATGGGTCGGTCGATGGCGGAGAAGGAGGTCTACCTCGGTGTCCAGGTCCAGACCCGCACGGTGGTGGACAGGGCCGTGGAACGGGCGGCACCGCTGCTGCGCAAGATCCTGCCCGAGGCGGTCGACGCGGAGCTGACCGCACTCGACTCCGAGGTCGATCACCTCGACCAGGTCATCGGCTCCGCCGGTCTCGAAGGCCGCCCGGTGCACGCCGAAGAGATGTCCTGGTTGATGCACCGCTCCTGCTCGCTGGGGCTGCCCGCTCCCCGCAACCTTCCCGCCGTGCCGGGAGCGGCATGGGAGCCTGAGGACCTCGCCAGCTTCACCGACGCCGCGGACCTGCACTGCGACCCCTACGCGCCGACTGTCACCGTCCGCGGCAGGACCGGCACCAACGCCGGAGTCACGCGCCACGTCGCCGTGCTGACCGTCGGCCAGATGCACGGTCTGCAGATCCCCGAGGTCGACGACCCGTGGGTGCAGCACGCCGACCGGCTGCCTGCCGCCGTGGAGTGGTCGGCACGGATCTACGTGCGCAGGCCCGAAGAGGTCGCGGGTGAGCTGCAGCGGCAGATGAACAAGGTGCGGTCGCAGGTCAAGCACTACACCGACGAGCACGAGCTGGAGCCGCCGCAGTCACTGGCCCGGCAGGCGTCGCGGGTGCTGGAGATCGACGACGAGATGACCTCCGGCTTCACCGCGCTGGCCACCAGGGTCCGCTCGTGGTGGCGACTCGCGGTCTCCGGCGCCACTGAACGGGAGGCGCTGCGGCTGGCGCAGCAGTTGCTCGACCTCTACAAGCCGAAGGTCGCGATCGAACACCCCGAGGCGCAGTACGCCATGGCCAGGGAATTCATTCCCGGCGAGCCGCTGGCTTCCGGTGCCTACCTCCGGCGAGGCTCGGTGGTCTGGGCCGCGGCTTCGGTGCCGACCGCCACGGCCGAGGTCGGCGACCGCAGGGGCATCCTGCTCGGCGAAACCTGCACCGCGACAAGGCGTCCCGTGGCGTGGGACCCCTGGATGGCGCAGGAGATCCGCGACGGCTCCGGCCTGACCGCGATGGTCGCGGGACTGGGAGGCGGCAAGTCCTTCCTCGGTGGCGGCATCGTCTACAAAACACTCAGAGCAGGCGCGCACTGGACGATTCTCGACCCCTCCGGGCCGCTGTCGAAGCTGTGCGACCTGCCGGAAATCCGGCCCTACGCACGCCCGATCAACCTGCTCAACGCGCAACCAGGCATTCTCAACCCCTACCGCGTCGTCGCCGAGCCGATGCTGGAGCACTTCCTCGACGAGGACGACCCGGAGCGGGCGTGGCGGCGGGAGCGAGCCCTCGCCGGAGCCACCCGCCGCAGGCTGGTGCTCGACGTGCTGACCGGTGTGCTGCCCTACGACGTCGCCCGCATGCCGCAGACCCGGATCGTGCTGCTGCGCGCCGTACGAGCCGTCGGCGGCCGCTACGATGCCGACCCCGGCCAGGTGATCGACGCGCTGCGCCGCGACTCCAGCGAGCACCACGAGCACGCGGTGGTGGTCGCCGACTTCCTCGACGAACTGCGCGAGCGTATGTCGCTGCTGATCCCGGAGCAGGACGCCGACCCCTACTCCGACACCCGCGACGACCGGCTGACGGTGTTGACCATGGCAGGGCTCACGCTGCCGAAGGAAGGTGTCGGCCGCGAGCACTGGACCGACGCCGAGGCGCTGGGCGTGGAGATGCTGAACCTCGCCGCCTGGCTGACCCAGCGCTCGGTGTACGAGAAGCCGAAGGACCTGCGCAAGGGCGTCTGGATCGACGAGGCGTTCTTCCTTTCCGAAGTGCCCACCGGCCGGGTGCTGATGAACCGGTTCGCACGGGACTCGCGGAAGTGGAACGTCCGGGTGCTGCTGTCCTCGCAGATCCCCGCCGACTTCCTGCGCATCCAGGGCTTCGTCGCGCTGCTGGACTCGGTGTTCGTCGGCAGGCTCGACGACGAGGAGGCACAGGCCGACGCGCTGCGCCTGCTGAAGGTCCCGGTCGGAGTCGGCTACGAGCAGGTGGTGGCCGCACTCGGCAGGCGCCCGGGGTCACAGCGTGAGGTCGAGCGCGACCGCGAACCGAGGCAGTTCATCTTCGGTGACGGCGCGGGCGGTGTGGAACGCATCCGGGTCGACTTCTCCGGCCCTCACCTCGAGCATCTGCGCAACGCCCTGGACACCACACCCGGAGCTGTGGTGGCCGAGCGAAGGCCCAACTCCAGCACCGTGGAAGCGGCACAGTCGGAACTGCCGGAAGTGCCCTCACCGCCCGACGACGAACTGGAGGAGGATCTGGAGCTCGCCGCCGAACTCGAGGTCGGCCTGACCGAGGAGCAGATGCTCGAAGAGGGCTCGCAGGGCGAGGCCGCGGACAGCACACACCAAAGCGCACACCAAGACGACAAGAATCGGGAGCAGCAGCCCGCGGGAGCCGGTAAAGACGGCACCGGCAGGGATGCGGCATGAGCCTCCTGCTGACGATCCTGTTCGTCTGCGGTGCCGTGTACGCGTGGCGTGCCGTGCGCCGCGCTCGTGGTGTTCCCGCGCGCGACCGCGACAGACGCCGTTCGCTCGCCGTGGTCA encodes:
- a CDS encoding ATP-binding protein, whose translation is MFGRGRSRNTQQPAPSQQTDGGRRGRRLPGEQEIPSYTPSIAARSIDGHLLRTGQEVYAWYRLAPQRWSFRSDSQRRDLIAAIAGQYAELQGRWLHLRVTNRPYPIRMWAEAHVHNAHNRPPDVAGSLSFDDYLIGEQQQLMGRSMAEKEVYLGVQVQTRTVVDRAVERAAPLLRKILPEAVDAELTALDSEVDHLDQVIGSAGLEGRPVHAEEMSWLMHRSCSLGLPAPRNLPAVPGAAWEPEDLASFTDAADLHCDPYAPTVTVRGRTGTNAGVTRHVAVLTVGQMHGLQIPEVDDPWVQHADRLPAAVEWSARIYVRRPEEVAGELQRQMNKVRSQVKHYTDEHELEPPQSLARQASRVLEIDDEMTSGFTALATRVRSWWRLAVSGATEREALRLAQQLLDLYKPKVAIEHPEAQYAMAREFIPGEPLASGAYLRRGSVVWAAASVPTATAEVGDRRGILLGETCTATRRPVAWDPWMAQEIRDGSGLTAMVAGLGGGKSFLGGGIVYKTLRAGAHWTILDPSGPLSKLCDLPEIRPYARPINLLNAQPGILNPYRVVAEPMLEHFLDEDDPERAWRRERALAGATRRRLVLDVLTGVLPYDVARMPQTRIVLLRAVRAVGGRYDADPGQVIDALRRDSSEHHEHAVVVADFLDELRERMSLLIPEQDADPYSDTRDDRLTVLTMAGLTLPKEGVGREHWTDAEALGVEMLNLAAWLTQRSVYEKPKDLRKGVWIDEAFFLSEVPTGRVLMNRFARDSRKWNVRVLLSSQIPADFLRIQGFVALLDSVFVGRLDDEEAQADALRLLKVPVGVGYEQVVAALGRRPGSQREVERDREPRQFIFGDGAGGVERIRVDFSGPHLEHLRNALDTTPGAVVAERRPNSSTVEAAQSELPEVPSPPDDELEEDLELAAELEVGLTEEQMLEEGSQGEAADSTHQSAHQDDKNREQQPAGAGKDGTGRDAA
- a CDS encoding SCO6745 family protein is translated as MDDEARAATRHCYRVLEPIHSMIYFAPEAEQAYLEAGLDKGGRLAYFASRAAALGPVGAGVVAATFYNFNPELVGKHIPRAWTLASPADLVSARADAAGTALRRLLGEQLASSDALAELAELARQAAQGAEPDGRPLFAAHADLDWPTDPVVVLWHAATLLREYRGDGHIASLLNHGIAGLPALVTHTATGKGFLPEIARKLRGWSQEEWDSAQARLREEGIVDHDGALTERGVAMRERIEGETDAASSAPWSRLGADKTNRVRELAKELSRAVVAAGAYPSGLFASQR